From Pseudomonas vanderleydeniana, the proteins below share one genomic window:
- a CDS encoding MBL fold metallo-hydrolase, giving the protein MDSAKPALIRETFPVGPLQCNCTIIGDPITKKAIVVDPGGNHELILARLEALGLKVVSIIHTHAHLDHFLASGQLKEKTGATLHLHKDDQFLWDNLEMQCQMFGVPYTPVPSPDHWLADDEELACGCGVALHTPGHTPGSMSFWFSEARLLIAGDTLFRRGIGRTDLWGGDQATIVRSIRQRLYTLDEEATVVTGHGPDTRLGDEMRENPFVRG; this is encoded by the coding sequence ATGGACTCTGCAAAACCCGCGCTGATCCGCGAAACCTTCCCCGTCGGCCCGTTGCAGTGCAACTGCACGATCATCGGCGACCCGATCACGAAAAAAGCCATCGTCGTCGATCCCGGCGGCAATCACGAATTGATCCTGGCCCGGCTCGAGGCCCTGGGATTGAAGGTGGTCAGCATCATTCATACCCATGCGCACCTGGATCATTTCCTGGCCTCGGGCCAGTTGAAGGAGAAAACCGGCGCCACCCTGCATCTGCACAAGGATGACCAGTTTCTCTGGGACAACCTGGAAATGCAGTGCCAGATGTTCGGCGTGCCCTATACGCCGGTGCCGTCGCCGGACCATTGGCTGGCCGATGATGAGGAGCTGGCCTGCGGCTGTGGCGTGGCCCTGCACACGCCGGGACATACCCCGGGCTCCATGAGCTTCTGGTTTTCCGAGGCTAGACTGTTGATTGCCGGGGACACGCTGTTTCGCCGCGGCATCGGTCGTACCGACCTGTGGGGTGGCGACCAGGCCACCATCGTGCGTTCGATCCGGCAGCGCCTGTACACGCTGGACGAGGAGGCGACGGTGGTCACCGGCCACGGTCCCGATACCCGTCTGGGCGACGAGATGCGGGAGAACCCGTTTGTGCGTGGCTGA
- a CDS encoding OmpA family protein, whose protein sequence is MFTSRRLILVATTVAMLSGCATQNPYDNQGQVEQGGSSGMSRTVKYGGLGALAGAVAGAAIDHNNRGKGALIGALVAGAGAAGYGYYADQQEKKLRESMANTGVQVQRQGDQIKLIMPGNITFATNSDAIASSFYQPLNNLANSLKEFNQNQIEIVGYTDSTGSRQLNMDLSQRRAQSVANYLTSQGVNGANLSARGAGPDNPIASNADVNGRAQNRRVEVNLRAIPGQQYGQPQQQGQYPQQQQGYQQQGYQQQYQQPQGQVYGQPVQQYP, encoded by the coding sequence ATGTTCACCTCGCGTCGTTTGATTCTCGTCGCTACCACCGTTGCCATGCTGTCCGGCTGTGCAACGCAAAACCCGTATGACAACCAGGGACAGGTAGAGCAGGGTGGCTCTTCGGGCATGAGCAGGACCGTCAAGTATGGTGGCCTGGGCGCCCTGGCCGGTGCCGTCGCCGGTGCCGCCATCGACCACAACAACCGGGGCAAGGGTGCGCTGATCGGTGCCCTGGTCGCCGGTGCGGGGGCTGCCGGCTACGGTTACTATGCCGACCAGCAGGAAAAGAAACTGCGTGAAAGCATGGCCAACACCGGCGTCCAGGTGCAGCGCCAGGGCGATCAGATCAAGCTGATCATGCCGGGCAACATCACCTTCGCCACCAACTCCGATGCCATCGCCAGCAGCTTCTACCAGCCGCTGAACAACCTGGCCAACTCCCTCAAGGAGTTCAACCAGAACCAGATCGAGATCGTCGGCTACACCGACAGCACCGGCAGCCGCCAGCTGAACATGGACCTGTCCCAGCGCCGGGCACAGAGCGTGGCCAACTACCTGACCTCGCAGGGCGTCAACGGTGCCAACCTGTCGGCCCGTGGTGCCGGTCCGGACAATCCGATCGCCAGCAACGCCGACGTCAATGGCCGGGCGCAGAACCGCCGGGTGGAAGTCAACCTGCGCGCCATTCCTGGTCAGCAGTACGGCCAGCCGCAGCAGCAGGGCCAGTACCCGCAACAGCAGCAGGGCTATCAACAGCAGGGTTACCAGCAGCAGTACCAGCAACCGCAGGGCCAGGTGTACGGCCAGCCGGTCCAGCAGTACCCTTGA
- a CDS encoding YhcB family protein has translation MEHSLLVWLLPTLALVAGVAIGFLVARLVPSAAPSSTQRQLDDIQERFDTYQNEVVTHFNSTAALVKKLTQSYQEVQDHLAEGANRLALDELTRQRLLAALHSEAPQTPRERLTPPRENQEPPRDYAPKAPNAPGMLDEHYGLKK, from the coding sequence GTGGAACACTCGCTCTTAGTTTGGTTGTTGCCGACTCTTGCCCTGGTTGCCGGTGTCGCCATCGGTTTCCTGGTCGCCCGTCTGGTCCCGAGTGCCGCTCCCAGCAGCACGCAGCGTCAGCTGGACGATATCCAGGAACGTTTCGATACCTATCAGAATGAAGTGGTGACCCACTTCAACAGCACTGCGGCACTGGTCAAGAAACTCACCCAGAGCTATCAGGAAGTGCAGGACCACCTCGCCGAGGGTGCCAACCGCCTGGCCCTGGACGAGCTGACCCGCCAACGCCTGCTGGCCGCCCTGCATTCCGAAGCGCCCCAAACGCCACGGGAACGCCTGACCCCGCCACGGGAAAACCAGGAGCCGCCACGGGACTACGCGCCCAAGGCGCCGAACGCACCCGGCATGCTCGACGAGCATTACGGCCTGAAGAAGTAA